The region TTCGTTTACGTATtgtcctgtgtactcactgcggGGCTGAGAGCTTTATTCTGTCCCTCTCATGGTCAGTTCATAGCTGAGGAGCCGTGTATGCCAGCCTCCATTATCCTATGTCTGGCTTCTCCTGTGTTCTTCATTCTGTTGCTGTTGGAAAAGAACAATGGACGAATGGTGCCAGTGAGCCCACTGCACGCCAGACACAACACTACCTGGCCGAGCCCATTGACTTCAAAGAGGTGTGTCATGTGTCTGGCCTGGTGTGGGGCATTCCAGCTGACAGGACAGAACCAGGGACCGAACCCAGGAAAACTACTCCCCCTGTCTGTGTATTGTGCTGCAATTGTGGTAGCTCTGTTTCTGAACGTTGTAGGGATCACAGTGATACTATAAAGGGGTGTCCCAGACTGTCACAGTGATACTATAAAGGGGTGTCCCAGACTGTCACAGTGATACTATATAGGGGTGTCCCAGGCTGTCACAGTGATACTATAAAGGGGTGTCCCAGACTGTCACAGTGATACTATAAAGGGGTGTCCCAGACTGTCACAGTGATACTATAAAGGGGTGTCCCAGACTGTCACAGTGATACTATAAAGGGGTGTCCCAGGCTGTCTCAGTGATACTATAAAGGGGTGTCCCAGGCTGTCTCAGTGATACTATAAAGGGGTGTCCCAGGCTGTCTCAGTGATACTATAAAGGGGTGTCCCAGGCTGTCACAGTGATACTATAAAGGGGTGTCCCAGGCTGTCACAGTGATACTATAAAGGGGTGTCCCAGACTGTCACAGTGATACTATAAAGGGGTGTCCCAGGCTGTCACAGTGATACTATAAAGGGGTGTCCCAGGCTGTCACAGTGGTGAACTATAAAGGGGTGTCCCAGACTGTCACAGTGATACTATAAAGGGGTGTCCCAGGCTGTCTCAGTGATACTATAAAGGGGTGTCCCAGGCTGTCTCAGTGATACTATAAAGGGGTGTCCCAGGCTGTCTCAGTGATACTATAAAGGGGTGTCCCAGGCTGTCTCAGTGATACTATAAAGGGGTGTCCCAGGCTGTCTCAGTGATACTATAAAGGGGTGTCTCAGGCTGTCTCAGTGATACTATAAAGGGGTGTCCCAGGCTGTCACAGTGATACTATAAAGGGGTGTCCCAGACTGTCACAGTGATACTATAAAGGGGTGTCCCAGGCTGTCACAGTGATACTATAAAGGGGTGTCCCAGGCTGTCACAGTGGTGAACTATAAAGGGGTGTCCCAGGCTGTCACAGTGGTGAACTATAAAGGGGTGTCCCAGGCTGTCACAGTGATACTATAAAGGGGTGTCCCAGGCTGTCTCAGTGATACTATAAAGGGGTGTCCCAGGCTGTCTCATTGATACTATAAAGGGGTGTCCCAGGCTGTCACAGTGGTGAACTATAAAGGGGTGTCCCAGGCTGTCACAGTGGTGAACTATAAAGGGGTGTCCCAGGCTGTCACAGTGGTGAACTATAAAGGGGTGTGCCAGGCTGTCACAGTGGTGAACTATAAAGGGGTGTGCCAGGCTGGACATTTATCTCATAGCCACAGGATAGGCCAGAAATGTGGTTCCCTATTTCCAGTTCAAGGGCTCCCCACCAAGCTGTCTGCTTTGCACATATTATATAAACTTTGTAAAACTACTGGCTCAGCCAATTCAGCTTCCTGaccacccagagagagagacctgGTTCTTGAAATAGGTGCTGATTCCAACTCTAGCACCTACTTTTATCGGACGTTTCTGCCATATTCGGTGGACATCAATGGGATGTTTTAAAGCTGTTTTAAAGCTATTAGTGAGAAGATCCAAGCTCCTGGAGTGCAATTGAAGTGGTTCTACCATCATAGACACACATCCCCTTATTCAAAGGGCCTAATTGTGTGGGTGGGGGTTCTGACTGCTGAGATCCCATACAGTCTCAAAAAAGGGCCTCTGAATGAAACAGCAGTGTGCAGACTTGGACACCAATCAACTTTTTGTCTATGGGAGCACTGAAGTTAGTCGAGCACTGTCATTGTTGCTCCTATAGACAACGAATGGAGTGACAGTCAAGTCTGTGTACAGCTGTTCTGTTTGCAGGCCCATTCTCATGGTTGTAGGGGTCTCAGCAGTTACACCCCATGCGATCAGATACTTACCATGATAAATATCTACTGTAAAACCTTTTAAATTAATTGGAAACTAATAACTGAATCTTTAGGCCCTGTTTCCCTTTGCCAGCCATTTTTAGCCATAATCCTTTGCTGTTTAGTTGACTGTGAATGGCAGCTAGTGTCTTGCATTATTTTTATGCATAGTTGTAATTTGTACGTCTGTTTAATAAGTtgctcttctttttctttcttcagCTTCTTCATCCAGAATGCCATTTCGATGATACAGCATGTTGGTCACAGCATACTTGGTCCTCGTTGGGCTTTTGGCTCTGTGGGCCGTTTTAGAGTTCTCTGCTTGTCATTCAAAACATTCACCAACCAGCAATGCATTAGGCAACCCAGCGTTCCGAGCTTTTCAGCATGACTTCTTTAGAGCTTACTTCCCTGTGTTGGCAGCAGATTGGTTGCAAGGTCCCTATCTGTACAAATTATACCAGCACTACCACTTCCTGGAGGGACAGATTGCCATCATATATGTGTGTGGCTTTGGAGCAACTGTGCTATCAGGTCTGGTGAGTGCTCCCCTAACTGGACGTCTTGGTCGACGGAAATCATGTATACTTTTTTCCTTACTCCTTGCAGGATGTTACCTCTGCAAACTGTCACAGGACTACTTTGTACTCCTTACTGGGCGTGTTCTGGGTGGGTTCTCAAGCTCCTTGTTGTTCTCCTCCTTTGAATCATGGTATTCTCATGAACACTCTGCACATCATGATTTCCCAGCAGAATGGCTCCCTCACACCTTCTCTCAAGTTGCTACCTGGAATGGGGCCATTGCCATTGTTGCAGGAATAACTGCAAATGCCTGTGCAGAGTGGCTGGGACTAGGGCCAGCATCACCCTCTGTGCTAGCTGTACCATTGCTTGCTCTGTCTTTAGCCCTAGTGATCCGAGAGTGGGATGAGAACCATGGACAGAGCAACAGCATTACCAGAAGTTGTGGTGATGGTCTTCGATGTCTTTTGAGGGACCGCCGTGTACTGCTTTTAGGTGCTATCCAGGCATTATTTGAGAGTGTGGTTTACATCTTCATATTCCTCTGGACTCCTGTACTGGATCCTCATAATACTCCACTTGGAATTGCATTCTCTGGCTTTATGGCAGCAAGTGCAACAGGTTCATCTCTATATAGACTTGCAACTTCAAAGAAATATCACCTGCAACCGATGCAcattctctgcctgtctgtactcATGGTTTTCTTTTCCCTCTTTATGCTAACCTTCTCTACAgcaccagggcaggagcggcCAACAGAGTCCTTCCTCGCGTTCCTCCTCATTGAACTGGCCTGTGGACTCTATTTCCCAGCTATGAGTTTTCTAAGGCGCCGACTGATCCCAGAAAAAGAGCAAACAGGGGTAATGAACTGGTTCAGAGTTCCCCTTAACCTGATTGCGGGACTGGGTCTTCTAGTACTTCATGACATTGACTATCAGAGTGGTACGAGAAATATGTTCAGTTTGTGTGCCGTCACAATGCTGCTCGCACTTCTTAGTGTGGTTGGCCTTTTCTCATTGGTGAGGAATGACTCTGACCTACGGATGCCAAGTTCTGAGACTGAGCCCAGTGGATCTGAGCTGTAAACTTGCTGTGAATTTAGACATGTACCAGAAAGCATCCAAAGCTGAAAAGGGTGCAAAACCTGAATTTCTATTTCTTTGTAGACAGGGGGACAAGAAAACAGTGCGATAAATAGAGATCAGTGATCGCTCATCCAAATAAAGTGAATCGCTTCGTGTGATCTGCGCTCCGCTTATCAAGCCACcggcctttcagcactgctctgctctctgccgctccaccccagaatcctgggaggagcggcaggtattgtagcagcgctgaaaggccggcggcttgatgagtggagcgcagATGAAACAAGgcgatttgctttgtttagatcAGCCATTCGCTAATCTCTAGCTATAATGATGGACATTTTCAGCTCATAGAAGCAAAAGTCTTGTTACATAGGATGGGTTCCAGACAGTGATGCTGCACCATAGACTTTTGTTACACAATACATTAAACCCTGTGCTGAGAGCACCACTTATAATGTGTCAGCAGCTCTGTGTGCGTTCTACATGTgatctacatgctttccatatgGAAACAAAGTCTCAGTGGTGACCTTCATATCAAAGTATTGATAGAAATGTTCCAATGGAGCTCTTATTGTGCTTATTTTACTACAGATGCCTTTTCCTTGCCAATAATGAGTGATTCATTAGGGGAGGGGCAAAGCTTCATTATAattctgtatactatgtacataGTAAATATCCCTACACAATATAATGCATAATAAACAATGCAGCTTTATGGGGATTGCGTTTCAAGTCTGGACTGTCTGCTGGAAAATACCTCTAAAGCTGCTTACATAGCTATATGAACAGTGAGCTTTATTGTAGTTGTCTGAGGCTGCAGTCAACTAAATGAAAGTGTCATGAAGGTGTGGCCAGGACATGTCAGTGCCATTCATTGTGCTGGCAATGCCTTTTAACACTTTAGAATGATAATAAAATGCATTATTTTAGGTCATCGCAGCCAGGGAGGggttgaaaaaaaagaacaaaacatcTTACACTTACCTTTCTGTCCACTATGCCACTTCTGGCATCACATCATGCTGCTCTGGTCCTGCTGTGtggccacttctgggtttggggtGGTAACATCCTTAGTCCCTGAGGTGGGTGGTCCTGTGATGTCAtacaccaggaagtggcagcaCAGCAGGGACTTTGAAATAGCAGCTCTTAGAACACTGCATTTTGCCATTTTCTCTGttaccgccacacacacacacttttcaaTTTATTAATACTTCATCATTTTTAGGAGGAAAACAAGAAGAATTGTGTAATTCAAAGGTTTCAGGAAAGATGCTTCAGAATTGCTTCATGGAGGATACAAGTGTTTGACAAGgacttgacatgtcagttgtcaaGTGTGAGTTATAGATGGTGATCCCATCTCTACAGGCTAATTCTCTCTATtccagtctatggaagatgcAGAACTGCATGGCCATATCTTCATGTATCCTGGGACGAGATGTAACCATTGGAGGGGTAGCAAATGTGTAACCAAACCTCTGACATTCGGCATATCCTGTGTATATGGCATAAATATGTAAAGCATCCCTGTTATTTGAAATAACTTTTTAGGTTACAGagtcatttcaaaagttttgattggttggaatTTGGGTTTTTAGACTTTCACTAATTGCTAGAACGAGCTGGGATATACACATGggtgagtgcttctctccctggtATGCTGCCCCCTCCATTCTTGCTGCAGAAGATGGATTGTATAGTAAGTCTATTGAACCTGTCTCCAGCAGTAAGCCAgaggagagaagcgctcagctatGTGCTTCTACCAGCTCATTCTTATAATCAATGGGGGTCTGAATGCCTGAACCTTGAAAAAGTAAATCTTTTGTctggtgatttttattttttttatttaacttttttaaaattCTAACTATATTTTAAAATCTTGAAGTTTTCATTCTAagccctaaaactaagctgatgtagggtaaatcagtgttgcacacctctcgttggttggtgctcagtgggttgtggttcttcaaccatgtaTATCCATGAGaagtaaaatccacggcactcaggaTAATGCTCAGCATTAtcctgagtgccgtggattttacttctcacctaaaactaagctgagacttccctgTTCTGTCTGTAATAAGGATGAGACTGCCAGATATAGATCTGTATAGCATTtaagtgaaaggtgacaccagtgtaaAGGTAAGACTATAGATTATGATCACTACTCAGCCTCTTCCCTCTTGTGGAATGACTTTTGCAAAGGTCAGAGAGCACACCTTTTCTATTTTtgtcagtaagggccctattacacaagactattatctcgcgaaaaattgttatatcgttcgaattcaaactaattgttctgtgtaattacaggcaacgattgaaaaatcatttgtgtgtcattgattgttgatttagatctgaacctaaaatcattgttaatcgttcgctgtaattccacattcattcgctcaagttccgaatttgctcactaatcgctcagtgtaattgcacattgttcattgttttgctgggatcagaaggagtaaacgatcgtagtaacgatcgtaactaacgattatcgttctgtataTTATGGtggatgatttcaggttaacaataaacaatctctgTTGCGaccagcagcagcgagcgggtaaatgcgggggagctgcctgggtgatcgctacatcgtccgggcagcccatagaagatagcagtggtctgctgacGCCACTCCTATTCTacagagtgacggcagcatatcgctgctatcacagtcatttgtctttcaacatgttgaaagacaaactactgcaacgatcagccgacattgtttatgttggctgatcgtagccttctattacactaaacgattattggctgtaacggccgataatcgctccgtataACTGCCTTTAGACTGCACTAGTCTTGTTGCCTGCATCTATGGGGCTTAtctctaaattaaaaaaaataatacactcCTAAACTGAAAACTGACTTTGAAAAAGGAACATTTTAGTATCttgtctaatcagtaaaaaaaaaacaaaaaacaatgcatTCTTTTTAAGATGTGAAGACACCTTTAGAGTGCTGTAGCTGTcagtatagtctgttcctgtaaTTGAGAATTAGTAGTCCAGCACAGAACTGCAGAGAATCTTAAGACCAAATATAGCAGGCACTTAAAGggatccagtgttagaaaaacatagcatttttttttctcagagaaagcacctctcctgtctccagtttgggtggggtttgcaattctgtttcattgaaatgaatggagctcaaaggggaactccagatagaggtaaaaaaaaaaatgaatcttctgcagaagcatatagcattacttacctgtctatcccagttttgaaactaacaaaaatccatttatttattttttttggggggggggggtctttgttctgtattgtgcggttgtacttcctggttgagcagttgtacacagtactacaggttctagaatgcaatgctttccctcagctgttcatcacagagCCTCACCCTGcccaatctgttgcagaacatctaggctgtgttcacacattgcagtttcattctgtttctgaattatttgcagtactttatcatttcattgtgtttccacccacacagcacgctggtactacctgtaacaccacacagcacgctgtattctttacctgtaacgctgatattggaataaagaacttttttaaaaaaacattttttcatctCTTTGCACATATCATGAACAAGTATCTTCTATCCTTGAAGATGagccccacaaaaaggactttatcccatattatcttacatgggatatactgtttatgcctgttTTTTGTCTGGGTGGGATTTACAGTGCCGGTTCTgttcctctctgccgtttagcctcatgtaattgtgttactgcatcatttttgtaaatacgctgcagtactgcaatgacacttcactgcaactataatttcacagcagagttttgcacaattaaCAAAGTTTCAGCATCTGCTTCTGGCTcatcagagatggtggatcagtcaggggattgggggatccagccgcgcCTCCTGTGACCTTAcaccctgctccctgtctgcatcatcagcctgtgctcagcaaacacacacaatgtgagacagaggcatggaatatttgtctcttaaggttggagagcagtgggagcaggagacaatgtggattggcacagaggccagaggctaccagtgtggcagaactgtatagatacatctatataacttttaatgtaattttaatagaaaacaagttttccttatgtggagttcccctttaattgcaaactgcacctgaactggagactagaaacgtgatatataatttttttttttaatggtggaTAACCTCTTTCAGATACCAAAAAAAGTTATGTACTATATTACAGGGAGGTTGACATTCACTACTAATTCACAGTTGTAAGTAACATTACTAAGTATGCATTTCAATATCTGTTTGTTAAATGGGCTGATTCAGAATGCCTGGTAACGTGGTGAATTCTAGGATCAGGCGCTGATGTCGGCTACATAAGCTGGGTGTATCTAGCAGAACACACGGACTACTATGTGAGAGTAGAATGCCATTCATTGTTTGTTTACACTGCGACGTCCAACACAATAAAATATTGATTCTCGCTATACAGAGATGTAAGGATAACTAACTGCAAGATAAAGAGTTACACAACTGCAGGTAAAGTAAAATAACATATGAGACGTTTGCCTTACATATCCTGGATATGCCTGTGTTTGCCTACTAAAAGAGTATTTCCTCCCTCATCTGTTTTGCCATTTGAATGCTGGATACACAAGACTTCAATGGAATGTATTTACTCTTTAGGTAAGAAATATGTGATGTGGCTATTCTTGGCTGTGAATAAAATGAAGCTATTAGTTCCcccactgtgtcagtacagtagcgcaactgtagctcctggcatcatcatgaaGATGAGGACGGGAACTCTGAATTTTGTCCTGTAGCTTATCAGTTTTCACGGAAAGTGTGAATGCCCCCtgaggatatgtgcacactatgtaatcCCAACGGAACAACCGCCGAGGATTCCACAGCTGGGGAGGGATGATCCCAGCCCAGTCAGGAGGCACTTCTTATATGTTATATTGGGGACAATGCCCTTATGCCTATAGATATCCTGCGgactaaaaattaacttttaatcAATTATAGTTAAAATATACGATGAAAAAACAATTGTGTGCTCAATCTAAATAGTGAAGGAGTTTAAAATGGCTGTGGTGTATAAATCTTTTGGGTTACGTATATTTCTTCCACATGTATATGACAGATCACTAGAGGCAAACCAACGGTTAACACAGGTAGCACCACGGCCGTTGGTGCTTAGACTGATGAACTTGCGTTCTATCGACTTTTACTTTGCCTTAGAAATGAGTGATAAGCAAGACACACTCATCCCTCTAACCTCTAACTATGGTTGCCTATAATTAGTGATACAGTCTAAGCTGGATACTGATTCCCTTAAATGGGACTGAAGCCAGTACGCTCAGCAGTGCGATTTAGTATACGCACAGTGGACCCGATCTACACCATACAGCTCAATTAAAATCACTATCTGCCTGTAACCTTACATGTTTCGCTGATCTCATCAGCTTTCTCAAAGAATTGGCAATCTAACCCGTTGTCCGTAAACACTGGCTTTTTATAGGGGcaagagagcagagagaggagtGGCCAAACCACCCACTTCTCGCTCATTAGCCAATCGATAGGTCACAGACCCAGGTGGCTCGGCACGCCCATCACAACATCACAAAACATGTGATCTTCCATATGGAGCTAAA is a window of Dendropsophus ebraccatus isolate aDenEbr1 chromosome 5, aDenEbr1.pat, whole genome shotgun sequence DNA encoding:
- the MFSD5 gene encoding molybdate-anion transporter yields the protein MLVTAYLVLVGLLALWAVLEFSACHSKHSPTSNALGNPAFRAFQHDFFRAYFPVLAADWLQGPYLYKLYQHYHFLEGQIAIIYVCGFGATVLSGLVSAPLTGRLGRRKSCILFSLLLAGCYLCKLSQDYFVLLTGRVLGGFSSSLLFSSFESWYSHEHSAHHDFPAEWLPHTFSQVATWNGAIAIVAGITANACAEWLGLGPASPSVLAVPLLALSLALVIREWDENHGQSNSITRSCGDGLRCLLRDRRVLLLGAIQALFESVVYIFIFLWTPVLDPHNTPLGIAFSGFMAASATGSSLYRLATSKKYHLQPMHILCLSVLMVFFSLFMLTFSTAPGQERPTESFLAFLLIELACGLYFPAMSFLRRRLIPEKEQTGVMNWFRVPLNLIAGLGLLVLHDIDYQSGTRNMFSLCAVTMLLALLSVVGLFSLVRNDSDLRMPSSETEPSGSEL